Proteins encoded in a region of the Poecilia reticulata strain Guanapo linkage group LG14, Guppy_female_1.0+MT, whole genome shotgun sequence genome:
- the LOC108166894 gene encoding stAR-related lipid transfer protein 13-like: MVTQSRNSYMEAALMVPPLEELCKVQEEEDVDEEVEEEDEEASYNAHIEGLIQNLLKEAKDKSKGWVSRLSSDNTELAFKKVGDGNPLRRWRVCLEVSASPSEVLQRLMKERLLWQTDLQQEKVLETLDKQTDVYHYTCCNMAPLPCYDYVVLRSWRXDLCKESCALVCVSVEHDDSPRVGAVRGVVLESQYLLEPSGTGKTRLTHISRVDLRGRSPEWYNKAFGHLCVNEAQRIRSSFLPGDQSPEAKN; the protein is encoded by the exons ATGGTGACCCAGTCCCGCAACTCCTACATGGAGGCTGCGCTGATGGTGCCCCCGCTGGAGGAGCTTTGCAAGGtccaggaggaggaagatgtggATGAGGAAGTGGAAGAAGAGGATGAGGAAGCATCCTACAACGCACACATAGAAGGGCTGATCCAGAACCTGCTGAAAGAGGCCAAGGACAAGAGTAAAGGCTGGGTGTCCCGCTTGTCTTCTGACAACACGGAGCTGGCATTTAAAAAG GTTGGAGACGGGAATCCTCTGAGGAGGTGGCGGGTTTGTCTCGAGGTGTCGGCGTCTCCCTCTGAGGTCCTGCAGCGGCTCATGAAGGAGCGCCTGCTGTGGCAGACAGACCTCCAGCAGGAGAAGGTTCTGGAAACGCTGGACAAACAAACAGACGTGTATCATTACACCTGCTGCAATATGGCGCCTCTGCCCTGCTATGACTATGTGGTACTAAG ATCGTGGCGTRCAGACCTTTGTAAAGAGTCCTGTGCGCTGGTGTGCGTGTCCGTCGAGCATGACGACAGCCCGCGTGTTGGAGCTGTGAGGGGGGTTGTGTTGGAGTCACAGTACCTCCTGGAGCCCAGTGGGACGGGGAAGACCAGGCTCACACACATCTCCAGAGTCGATCTCAG GGGAAGATCTCCAGAATGGTACAACAAAGCGTTTGGTCATTTGTGTGTTAATGAAGCCCAGAGGATCCGCTCCTCGTTCCTCCCAGGCGATCAGAGTCCTGAGGCGAAGAACTGA